The stretch of DNA ATACTCAGTAATCGTAACTTACTACTAACAACAATGCCACAAAATTTAAGTTGTTAGAATTAATTGTTTAACTGAATGCAAAATCACTGGATGACACGTCATTTTATCACTCGTCTCAGTGTAGGAGCACTCACTCAAGACAGTGTTCGTTGTGATTCCGATAGCCTACTTCTGTCCTTTGTGCTTTCATAATCTGATCTTTGTTGTTTCATGCTCATGAAAGCCCTGACTTTTATCTCTCTTAACCTGATAACTTTTCTAATTCATTACCCTGCCGTATATGGTGCACTTATTTTACTCTTCCTGACACATGTCACAAATGTTTCCACTTGTGTCTTCAGGCCACATTGTCAGTAACAGCCTGTGTGCGTTCCCGGGAGGACACAAAATGACGGTGCAACACACGAGGCAGAATTTGAAGGAGGGCCAGGGGATTGCACTTTTCTCacggttgttttttttttttttgttttttgaggtagggtctcactctggcccaggctgacctggaattcactatgtagtctcagggtggcctcgaattcaaggcaatcctaccactgcctcccaagtgctgggattaaaggcgtgtgccatcatgcccggctctctcAGTTTTTATTAAGAGCTTAAGGCAGTAAAAGTTATGGTGAGTTTAGTCTGAGCTGAAAAGTATTGTTCTCAGATCGTGAGCTGTTGACCTTGTGTCCTGGGCACTCACACTGAGGCTCACGGCATTGCGAGTCCTCAGCCTGTGCACTGTTGTTGGCAAGCATGAAACCCACAGCTGCAGGCTCTTTTGGGAGGACTAGTCCCCATTTGTAAGGGAAAGGATTCTGTAATCATGTTTTGAATCACATTCATACTGGGATAAAAGATTTATAATGCTATTTGTTTCTCCCGTGAAACAGTACGAATAAAGCCTCACATTATTTGCTTCACACACATGTTGACAAGACTAGATGTCCATGTTTCTGTTCACAAGGCCGAGAACTTGGATTGAGGAGGCATGTGTCATTTCAGGGCTTGCTGTCCTTTGAGGATGTGGCCGTGGACTTCACCTGGCAGGAGTGGCAGGAGCTGGACGCTGCTCAGAGGACCCTCTACagggatgtgatgctggagaactacagcAACTTGCTGTTTTTGGGTGAGTGAAACTCAGTAgtaactctttttattttattttatttattgacttatttgagagaccaagtaagagagaaggaggggcaggtaaagagaatgggcacagcagggtatccagccactgcaagtgaattccataCGCATGTggcacttcatgcatctggcttatgtgggtcctggggagtcaaacttgggtcctgatGAACCCATATTCCTCCTTCCTTAGTACCCCTCCTGttcctactgtgtgtgtgtgtgtgtgtgtgtgtgtgtctgagttcAGTTAAGTTTGCTTGCATGAGATAAGATGGGGATTACTTACTAGCATTTGGGTAACTTACCTACCTTTGGCTGTTATTGTGGAAACTGATTTCTTCTCTTTAGGCTGCCATTAACTGTCTATAGCCCCTTAGGTCCTCAGGGTGTGGTGGGGTCTTACTGATGGGCCCAGTCATGCACATCTTGATAACCACAGCTACTGTGAGTTCGTCATAGCAAAAGCCATGTCATTTATAAGACCATTTTAGCACGCATCTCCACCCTCCAGCCCCACGATCTTTCAGTCCTCTCTTGTGCAGTGCTTCCTaggccttggagggggtgatacaGATGTCCACTTTAAGGCTGAGCACTCAGCAGTGCCGCATTCAgagcactttgaccagttatgagaATCTGCAGTAAACACCACCAATTGCAAAAGGAACCTGTGACTAAGGCTAAGAGCGGGCTTGGCTGATGAGCAGGCAAGCACTCCATGCAGTGCATATTATACCCATTTTAAGGGACCCGTGGATGCATACGTTTATGGAGAGAATAGAGTGGCATTTGAGTTCACATAGTGTCTAGTGATTAGATCATGTCCTTAGGCAAGTCTGTAGGCTCAGACATATGCAACTTAATTGTACTTGGAAATATTTGTCACCCCCgcccccatttttgtttttggggtaaagagtctcactctaacccaaagtgacctggaattcactgtgtagtctcaaggtatccttgaactcatggtgatcctccgaccttggcctcccaagtgctgggattaaaggcatacaccatcatggctgcccccccccctttgtttcCAAGATAAGAGAGAGATTGTGAATttgggttcaccagggcttctagccaccgccagtgtatgcaccaccttgtgcatttggctttacgtgggtactggagaattaaacccagatcaTTGGCTTtgagacaagaaccttaaccactgaaccatctctgcagcctgtctcccccactttttttttgccttgtgtGTAGTAGGTGTGATGTGTGCCCATGAATtctagaggagaatgtcaggtgtccctcCATTGttcatctgcttgtttccttgagacagaatctctttaCTGATTACAGCGGTTGCAATGTTTGCAAACCCCAGTGCTTTATATTCTTagcttgctgtgtgtgtgtgtttgtacacatgtgtgcatatacatgtgggTATATGGACATGCCAGTAAAACCAACACCAGACATttgagccactttttgcatccagtttaCATGGTGGCTtgataattgaacccaggctggcattcTGAATTTCTCAGCACTTGTACTGTGGTAGGTATACAGGTTAGAATAttttgtgtgtacacatgtatatatgtgtgatgttggtgcgcatgtgtgtgcagatgcatgtgtctgataCGCACATCTTCAGGGGCCCTAGGAGAACACTGGGTGTTCCTTGTATTTCCTTCCACAGAGTCTCTGAACCTGGAGATACCCTTTTTGCAAGTCCCAGATATTCTCCTTCACTTCCCACAGGACTTGGATTAGAAGCATACAGctgtttacataggtgctgggcaGTGAAACACAGGTCCTCTCAGGTCTTTATGTATACATGGCAAGCACTCTCCCcaatcctgagccatctccccagccccaaggattggggctcctgattctcctgtcccATGTGAACCTAGGTTACAGACATGGGCAAGTATCCctaccttcttcttcttcttcttttaaagattttatatttatttatttattagagacagaggagagagagagtgagagagaatgggcacaccaggacctctagccactgcacatgaactccagatgtatctggcttgcgtgggatctggagaatcaaacctgggtccttaggctttgcaggcataagccttaactgctaagccatctctccagcccctagcttctTATATGGGTTCTGTGGAGGAGAACTCTGGGGGTGTTGGGTACTCCTGGCTcttgtcactgagccatctccccagtctccctGGTGCTGttctgtggctaagacttccagtgctatattgaagAATGATTATGAAAGAGAACATCCTTTCATcccaatttttacttatttatttatctatttaaagatacagttttaaacatttttattcatttatttgagacaagagagagagggagagagagagtgagaatgggcgtgccagggcctctagccactgcaaacgaactccagacacttgcgtcaCCATGTGCGGCTAGGCCACGTGGgacctgctaagccacctctccagccctcatcccaaGTTTTAAAGGAAATGGGCTCAGGTTTTCCCATTAATAACTACGTTGTAGGTTGTACATTTACATAAGCTTTATTGTGTAAAGGTGTAGTTCTTTGTCTAATATGCTGAGgaggattttaatatttttggtcatttatttgagagagagaaagaggcagctagaatgggtgtgcttgggcctctaaccactgcaaacaaaatccagacacatgtgccaccttgtgtgtccggcttacatgggtactggggaatcaaacctgggtccttcggcttttcaggcaagcaccttaactgataaaccatctctgtagccaatTTGAAGGTTATTATGAATTTTATCAactactctctcttttttttaaaatgtgtgtatatgtgtggttgaGAGAACTcaggtgttgttgttgttgttgttgttgttgttgtttttcgaggtagggtctcactccagcccaagctgacctggaattcactatgtagtctcagggtggccttgaactcacagcaatcctcctacctctgcctcccgagtgctggaattaaaaggcatgcgccaccatgcccagctccagatacTTGTTTAGTACATGTTCTTTTGTAGTAACTTTtaggcctgcaaaacctaaggaccctggtttgattcaccagtacccaagtaatgccagatgcacaaagtggtgcgagtctggagttcacttgcagtggctacaggccctggagtatgctttcttctctgtctttcttatctctgtctattctctccctctcctccctctcccttcttacaaataagtaaataaaatatatatttttttaaatcctggagagattgctcagtggttaaggcacttgcctgcaatgcctaatcacccaggttcaattccccacataaagacagatgcacaagctagTGCTTGTATCTggaagttatttgcagtggctagaggctctggcatgcccattctcattcatcccCATCCCCacctcttgcaagtaaataaaataaaacttgaaagtCCTGTCCTTGTCTTGGACTTTAGTCAGTTTTCCTCAGAATAATTATTTGTCAGATCACAAGCATGCCTTTGAATTTTCTGGGCCTGATTTTCCTCATTTCTGTGATTAAATTTTATCAGTTAACACATACTTTCatgtcctttctcttttccttcagaATATACATAAGTCAATTATTCACTTGTTTATTGGTTGCACATGTCATTCcctttattttaaacattatttttacttaattttgttttgttaaaatgtttttattgcctgggcacggtggcacacacctttaatcccagcacttgggaggcagaggtaggtgggttgccatgaattcgaggccaccctgagactacataatgaattccaggtcagcctgagctagaatgagaccctaccttgaaagaccaaaagagacaaaaagtttttatttatttatttgcaagagagcaAATATGGACATGTtggggccttttgctactgcaaatgaactccaagcgcatgtaccactttgtgtgtctggctttatgtgggtactggggaatggaacatgggacaacgggctttgcaagcaagtgcctttagctactgaaccatctcctcagctctttaaaatttttaaattggtctggagagatggctcagcagttaaggtacttgcctataaaacctattgacctgggtttgattctccataccCACGTAAGCCGAATGTACAAAGTGGCCAATGTGCCTGAATTTCACCTGtggtggtgggaggccctggtgcacccattctctctccctctctctctctctctctctctctctctctctctctctctctctctgtgcttggcaTTAAatagaatactttaaaaatattaactcaGAATTCATGATAATAAAGACTACCAACCACAAAATGTGGCCAAACTGAAGCAAGCTTTTAATTGTGCACATCAGAGGTGGTCCGGCTGCCTCCCTAACGTGGGGGTGAAGAGAGCAGCCCCATGTCAGCCTCTCAGGCTCTTTTATAGGGTGAAACCCTAAACTCACAGGGGTTTGCAGAGGCAAGTGAGCATGGTGACAGAAGTAGACCAGCAGTTGTAGTTAAACAGGACGGCATGAATCCACAACCTTGGGAACGGTAATCAGGGAACAGCTTGTGGCCCCAGCGTCAACATAGAAacttagagaaacagaaatgTAACTTAGTCCTTATGTCAAAATGGCTCTTGCTGGTAAAATGGAGTCAGGTTGGTCcttcaaaaaggaaaaactttAAATCTACCTCATTTATTTTGTGACACTGACATGCTGTCTACTACTGCACTAAGAAGGCAGATTACCATGGTTATTCTAAAGGAACCTCTTTTCGGGCtcaaaaattaattttccttaatcaaactttaaaaaattattttttgcaccaatgtgtgtgtgcgcgtgcatgcagtGCATGCCAggattgccactgcaaatgaattcccatCTTGCTTCGggtggctaaggaattgaacccagaccagcaggctttatctttatctgctgagccatctcccctcaagttttttttgttgttgttttttccaaggtaaggtctcactctagcccaggctgacctggaattcactctctattctcgggtggcctgaactcatggcaatcctcctacctttgcctcccaagtgctgggattaaaggtatgtgccaccacgcccagctcaatttttttgtttttattttaatttatgttttcaagatagggtctctctgtagctcaggttgacctggaattcataagtcccaggctggcgtcgaactgacagcaatccccctacctctgtctccctagtgctgggattaaaagcgtggcCCACCCACCGTGCCCAGGGAGTTTTCTTAAGATCACTATTCTgggatatttatttcagagtttaATATTATTTAAGTATAGTAGTTCAGTTTATGAAGAATGGGAGTCTTAAGTCCTATCAAAACTATCATCACACATCTGCTCAAATGGAGATGCTGCCTATCTCTGTTGTACCTGACTTACTGGTTTTGCACAAGACTTAACAATCTTTTCAACTTACAGGGCACTGCATGACTAAACCTGAATTGATCTTCAATTTGGAACAAGGACTTGGGTCATGGATTTTAGGAGAAGCCTCAGACCAGAGCCTCCCAGGTCAGTCACTGTGTACTGGGTCTAGAGTTAGGATAAACAAAGCCCATCAGGTGTGGTCATGTTGAGATGTTTTCACCAAATTTATCTTCAAACCAGGCCTGAAGGTGGCCAAGTTCATGCACAAAACCTTCCAAATAAGATCCTCTAGATagctttatgtttatttttatttttttcttcattatttatttatttatttatttgagagtgacagagagaaagagagagagagacagagagagagagattgagaatgggcacgccagggcttctagccactgcaaacgaactccagatgcatgcgcccccttgtgcatctggctaacgtgggtcctggggaaccgagctgtgaaccggggtccttaggcttcacaggcaagcgcttaactgctaagccatctctctagccccagatagCTTTATTATCAAGTATGTTTTCTTAAATTTGACATAAATCTCATTTCAAGATGAatcttcttaaacattttttgttataTTCTTTCCCTAAATTCACAGTTGTCGATCTTACCTTGATTATGTTATTCTACctgttttcaaagtattttttgactctttaaatatgtataaaatgtcttttttttttttgaactcacagcagtcctcctacctctgcctcctgagtgctgggattaaaggcatgtgccaccacgcccatcttacAATGTCTTTTGATCAAATTTATCACCATTACCTTCTGCTCTCCCCCTTTCCCCACctgctgaatcccttcttcccagctagtcccGTTTCTCCTTTCATGTCTGCTTTATTTGGTGGCTCACTGAGCTTAATTAGAGCTGCTCCCATGAGTGTGAGTTTTGGGAGTGGCTTAGCAGAGCATGGGCAGCTTAATGCCAGCCATGCCTGAGGAAAGCGTCTCCTCTGTCACATGcactggcgcacacctttaattcgagcacttgggagacagagataggaggattgctgtgaattcaaggccagccttcgACTATATATAGAATatgccagctcagcctgggctagaatgagaccctaccctgataaaacaaaacagaaaaataataagcCTCTGGGTATGGTAGAGGtagatgatcgccatgagttctaggccaccctgagaccacatagtgaattccaggttagcctgggctagagtgacactctaccttgaaagagataaaataaaataaataatagttaaaaaatgggctggagagatggcttagcggttaagcgcttgcctgtgaagcctaaggaccccggttcaaggctcggttccccaggtcccacgttagccagatgcacaagggggcgcacgcgtctggagttcgtttgcagaggctggaagccctggtgcgcccattctcccaccctccctctatctgtctttctctctgtgtctgtcgctctcaaataaataaatttaaaaaaatagttaaaaaataacaacaagggcaggagagatggctcagcagttaagcactgtcctatgaagcctaaggaccccggttcgaggcttgatacccctggacccacgttagccagacgcacaaacgcacgtatctggagtttgtttgcagtgtctggaagccctggtgcgcccattctccctccctcccccccttctcctctttttctctctgtctgtagctgtcaaataaataaaacaaacaaacaaacaaaattgtctCTCCTTTAGCAACCATCTACTGCCAATAACTTGTCAGGGAGGGTTGGGTCCTCCTTAGCACTCCCATCTTTCATGATGGTGGGTGACCTCAGTCTTGTGCGATTAATAATGGCAGCTGCTGGAAGTTCGTGAATGCAATGCTCATGCCAGTCCTGGAAGATAGAGTTCCACAGCACTTCTATGtgtcctgtggctctgacatcctttcacCCCTGCTTTTACATATGTAGGTGTGGCAactatacgtgtgtgtgtgtgtgtgaacagcaTAGTGATATTCTTTAGTTTGTACCATAATATATGGTAAAATTAGGTATAAGAAAGGCTTCCCCCaccccgaggcagggtctcactgtagctttggctgacctgggattcagttggttatctcaaggtagccttgaactcacagtgatcctcctatctctgcctcccaggtgctgcaattaaaggtgtgtgctaccttgcCTGGCTCAGTTCTTTCATTCTGAGCAATTACACAGtacaattttttcttatttattcttatttttttctcaatttttattaacattttccatgattataaaaaatataccatggtaatactccccccccccgctttcccctttgaaattccattctccatcatatcccctccccatctcaatcatttgacttatgtatatacaataccaacctcctcccttactttctcttcccttatatctcctttttaacttactggcctctgctactgagttttttccttctcatgcaaaagcccaatcatctgtagctaggatccacatatgagggagaacatatggcgcttggctttctgggcctgggttacctcactttagtataatcctttccagatctatccatttttctgcaaatttcataacttcatttttctttattgctgagtagaactccattgtataaatgtgccatatcttcatttcttatttattttttaaaaaatatttatttgagccgggcgtggtagcgcacgcctttaatcccagcactcgggaggcagaggtaggaggatcgccgtgagtttgaggccaccctgagactacatagttaattccaggtcagcctgagctagagtgagactctaccttgaaaaaaaaaaatttatttgagctgggcattatggtgcacgcctttggtctcagtacttgggaggcagaggtagcaggatcgccatgggttcaagactaccctgagactacacagtgaatttcaggtcagcctgagctagaccgaaatcctaccttgaaaccctccccaTTCCCTcaaaaaaggaaggggagagagagcgagcgattgtgtgtgtgtgtaggtgcactactgcaaatgaactccagatacatgggccactttgtgcatctgggtttatttgagtactggggaatcaactttagtcctttggctttgtaggcaagcactctaagccatctctccagcccctaaaaaaatattttaggggctgtaaagatggcttagcagttaagtgcttgcctgtgaagcctaaggaccctggttcgaggctcaattccccaggacccacgttagccagatgcacaagggagtgcacacacctggagtttgtttgcagtggctggagaccctggcgcgcccattctctctctctctgtctctctctctctctgtgtccgttgctttcaaataaataaaaaattaaatatatttttagggggctggagagatgcttagtggttaagcacttgcctttgaagcctaaggacccgggttcgaggcttggttccccaggacccatgttagccagatgcataaggggatgcacatgtctggagttcgtttgcagtggctggaggccctggtgcacccattctctctttctatctatttgcttctttctctttctgtctgtcactttcaaataaattaaaaataaacaaaaaaattgcttcATTCCTAAGAGGAGCATTAAATaaaaagatcttaaaaaaaatttttttagggctgaagagatggcttagtggttaagtgcttgcctttgaagtataaggacccagattcaaggctcgattccccaggacccacgttagccagatgcacaagggggctcatgtgtctggcacttgtttgcagtggctggaagccctggtgtgccctctctctctgtttctctctctctctgtcgctctcaaataaataaaaataaaaacaaaaaaatatttttaaagccactaGCTTTAACTTCAGTTACATAATACTTTCAGCTTGTGCACATTAATATGCTTTAATGTCATTTCAGATGTTCAAAAATTGAGTCCCCTGAATAGCCCCAGCTTTGAAAACCAAGAGAAACATACGTGGCAAGTTGTAGTCACCAACAGCAATACAGCAAATGAAGAGATGGTTGATGTACAAGAAACACCTCATGTCAGCACAGATAATGTGAGCTCAAGCCAGATTTCAAGTTTGAATGTTAAGAATGAAAACTCTTCAGGAACGAACCCTAAGAAGCTTGTTCTGTGGAAGAATGTGCTGCTCCATAGCGGCCGTGATGAGGTGCCAGCCAGAGAGGAAGCTGGGGGCACCAGCCGAGCGGAGAAACCCCTCAGGCGGCCTCGGCGCCTGAGTCCATGTAAAATGACGCAGAAATCTCAGTGCTTGAGACCAGGGAAAGCCGGCAACACCAGGACAGTATTCACACATAAGTTTAGTATGCAAGAGTCCTCTGCTAAGCTCAGTGACTGCGGAGAACCCTTGGATGATGCAGCATTTATTGCCAAAGAGGCGGCTCAGGTAAAGGAGGAGTCTTTTGAATATGATGTCTGGGGGATTAAGTGTAACAAATCTAATCTCAGTGAGCACGAGGATATGTACACAGGAGAGAAACAGGAATATAGTGAATATGAGAAATCTTTCATTGGGGAATCATACTTCCCAGAACATGAGGAACAGTATGCAGGAGAAAAGCCGTATGTCCATACAGAATATAAGAAGCTATTCTGTCCGAGAGAAGGGAACATTCATCATCAAATCCACAGAGGAGGGAAGTCCTACGAGTGCGAAGTATGCGGGAAGTGCTTCTACTGGAAGACAAGTTTCAACAGGCATCAGCGAACGCACACCGGTGAGAAGCCCTACGAGTGTAAGGAATGTAGGAAAGCCTTCTGCCAGAAGTCCCATCTTACTGTACATCAGAGAGTTCACACTGGTGAGAGACCATACGGATGCACAGAATGCAGCAAGGCTTTCTACCGCAAGTCAGAGCTCACTGATCACCAGAGGATTCACACAGGGgagaaaccctatgaatgtaaGCTGTGTGGAAAAGCTTTTTGCCAAAAGGCCCAACTTACTCTGCATCATAGAACTCACACGGGCGAGAAGCCTTACAAATGCACAGAGTGCGAGAAAGCTTTCTACTGCAAGTCCTACCTCACCATCCATCACCGGACACACACAGGCGAGAAGCCCTATGAGTGTGCAGAGTGCAAGAAAACGTTTGCCTGTAAGTCAACTTTCAGGCACcatcagaaaactcacacaggtgagagaCCCTACGAATGTAAGCAGTGCACAAAAACGTTCTACCGCAAGTCAGGACTCATCCAGCACCAGAGGACTCACACGGGCGAGAGGCCCTACGAGTGCGGGCTGTGTGAGAAGGCCTTCTACTGCATCTcacacctcacctcacaccagcgAACTCACACGGGCGAGAAGCCCTTTGAGTGTAAGGAATGCAAGAAATCTTTTTATGACAAGTCAAACCTCAGGCGACATCAGAAAATTCACACTGGTGAGAACCTTTGTCAGTGCCCACGGTGCACAAAATCTGTTTTGAGCAAACAGCATCTTTCAACATCAGACAACTTATACCATTGAGAGTCTGGATGTAGAGAATGCAGGAAAGCTTTCTACGTAGAACATACTGACTTACGCTTATCTGAGCACTGCTGTTGGTGATGGAAGCCCTTTGGATGTAAGGACATAAGAAAAGATCAGGTCACAAGCAAAATCTCACTATTCCAGAGCACAGGGGAGAAACCTATTGAATATCGGAAACTTTATAGAATGTGAACAGGTGAAAATGtaaataatacagaaaatataACTACATTAGAACTCACACAATTGACTATGGGAAATAATTTAGCCAGGCACCTAATCCAGATGCTCCTGAGAAAGGATGACTTCCTGACAGTCAGAAACCATGTTATGCAAGAAAATGCAGTGATGTTGTACTGGAACTTCTTGCTTCATGTTACAACACAGAATGCTGGGAAACCTAATAAGATGGAAGAATAGCTCCCTATGTTCAGTAGAATTCGAGACTCCTTATCAGGTGCAGGTGCAGATGGTTCACCTGTGACCTGTGcttgggaggaggaaggaggtggTGCGTCAGAAAGGCACtacagcctgggatacaggagTCACTCTCAAAAGCTTGACGCTCAAACAACTTGAGAAACTTATCAATTGATAAAGCATATGAATACAATttaggggaaaatgatgccataCTTCAGCTTGTATCAGAACATAAGTGGCCCTGTAAGGGTATGGATTGTATTTTATACATGTACTGATTGCTAAAAATCATAATATACATTACATACACATGAAAGAGCTTATTGGAAAGAGTTACACAGGCTGCAGATAGTTAGTGTGGCAGAAGCTTGCTTACCTTTGATGTTGCCTGCTCTTTGATACTAGAAAATTTGTGCAAGTAACTTGTATCATCATTCTCCTACTCAGATCATTCattgtaaaataaaagtaattgtgGAGAAATTGTAGCCAGTTGAGAATGCTTTGTTTGGCAAGAACATTAATTCTTTTAGTGCAATCTTCATAGTTTCTCTTTCTGGAAAAAAGAGTCTTGATAGGGAGGCTGTTTTTGAAATCATAgtttagtccagactgatctcAAAA from Jaculus jaculus isolate mJacJac1 chromosome 21, mJacJac1.mat.Y.cur, whole genome shotgun sequence encodes:
- the LOC101595035 gene encoding zinc finger protein 39-like isoform X1, with protein sequence MGLLSFEDVAVDFTWQEWQELDAAQRTLYRDVMLENYSNLLFLGHCMTKPELIFNLEQGLGSWILGEASDQSLPDVQKLSPLNSPSFENQEKHTWQVVVTNSNTANEEMVDVQETPHVSTDNVSSSQISSLNVKNENSSGTNPKKLVLWKNVLLHSGRDEVPAREEAGGTSRAEKPLRRPRRLSPCKMTQKSQCLRPGKAGNTRTVFTHKFSMQESSAKLSDCGEPLDDAAFIAKEAAQVKEESFEYDVWGIKCNKSNLSEHEDMYTGEKQEYSEYEKSFIGESYFPEHEEQYAGEKPYVHTEYKKLFCPREGNIHHQIHRGGKSYECEVCGKCFYWKTSFNRHQRTHTGEKPYECKECRKAFCQKSHLTVHQRVHTGERPYGCTECSKAFYRKSELTDHQRIHTGEKPYECKLCGKAFCQKAQLTLHHRTHTGEKPYKCTECEKAFYCKSYLTIHHRTHTGEKPYECAECKKTFACKSTFRHHQKTHTGERPYECKQCTKTFYRKSGLIQHQRTHTGERPYECGLCEKAFYCISHLTSHQRTHTGEKPFECKECKKSFYDKSNLRRHQKIHTGENLCQCPRCTKSVLSKQHLSTSDNLYH
- the LOC101595035 gene encoding zinc finger protein 39-like isoform X2, which translates into the protein MLENYSNLLFLGHCMTKPELIFNLEQGLGSWILGEASDQSLPDVQKLSPLNSPSFENQEKHTWQVVVTNSNTANEEMVDVQETPHVSTDNVSSSQISSLNVKNENSSGTNPKKLVLWKNVLLHSGRDEVPAREEAGGTSRAEKPLRRPRRLSPCKMTQKSQCLRPGKAGNTRTVFTHKFSMQESSAKLSDCGEPLDDAAFIAKEAAQVKEESFEYDVWGIKCNKSNLSEHEDMYTGEKQEYSEYEKSFIGESYFPEHEEQYAGEKPYVHTEYKKLFCPREGNIHHQIHRGGKSYECEVCGKCFYWKTSFNRHQRTHTGEKPYECKECRKAFCQKSHLTVHQRVHTGERPYGCTECSKAFYRKSELTDHQRIHTGEKPYECKLCGKAFCQKAQLTLHHRTHTGEKPYKCTECEKAFYCKSYLTIHHRTHTGEKPYECAECKKTFACKSTFRHHQKTHTGERPYECKQCTKTFYRKSGLIQHQRTHTGERPYECGLCEKAFYCISHLTSHQRTHTGEKPFECKECKKSFYDKSNLRRHQKIHTGENLCQCPRCTKSVLSKQHLSTSDNLYH